A region of Struthio camelus isolate bStrCam1 chromosome 30, bStrCam1.hap1, whole genome shotgun sequence DNA encodes the following proteins:
- the RPRD2 gene encoding regulation of nuclear pre-mRNA domain-containing protein 2 isoform X1, with amino-acid sequence MAAGGGGSGKASSSASSSSSAGALEASLDRKFQAVTNTMESIQGLSSWCLENKRHHSTIVYHWMKWLRRSAFPHRLNLFYLANDVIQNCKRKNAIVFRDTFAEVLPEAASLVKDPSVSKSIERIFKIWEDRNVYPEETIMALKEALSTTFKSQKQLKETLNKQPNKPWKKSQTSTNPKAALKSKIVAEFRPQSLIDELLLYKRSEDQIELKEKQLSTMRVDVCSTETLKCLKDKTGGKKFSKEFEEASSKLEEFVNGLDKQVKNGPSLTEALENAGIFYEAQYKEVKVVANAYKTFANRVSNLKKKLDQLKATLPDPEESPVPSPSMDAPSPTGSESPFQGMGEEDSSRSPVVGSRKTISPEPVTDNRDVEDMELSDVEDDTSKIIVEERKEKQAAPASAPVKTESVPKVVPSTAVIGTTSVTVTTPAQTPVTPPAPKAVNTTPVPPSPALALPNLANVDLAKISSILSSLTSVMKNTGVSPASRPSPGTPTSPTTLTGGLKAPVMGTPSAPSNPLANILSKVEITPESILSALSKTQTQTAPALQGLSSLLQSVAGNTVQSSETASQSTSASPANTTVPCVKGRNVPSNTQPFISKNFGYSPNSSTAEVSSTSVNKAPIGHTPGLSSSSFKPPTNSLGFSSSHPTSPSSLLPTETSMSQSSEISKAKLESEPPSPSLEMKIHNFLKGNPGFSGLNLNIPILSSLGSNIATESHSSDFQRGPTSTSMDNVDGTPVRDERSGTPTQDEMMDKPTSSNVDTISLLSKIMSPGSSTPSSTRSPLQSRDDGYSQELSNSVHTYRPFSLGRDSPASMYKPSADSMEIPSSLMDSSQEKFYPDTSFQEDEDYRDFDYSGPPPSAMLNLEKKPAKSILKSSKLSEATEYQPVLSSYSQRSQEFSVKPSFPQSMRSILDQSESCDPLSSSPGMYGSYGLRGNDSTSDGSPSPSKNDVFFTPDSNHNNLSKSVVHSGLSQKQYPDSPHSISHRSLFSSQNTLSNPASRAPTSSVEKSLGSSISATSTIEFKNMLKNASRKPSEEKHFSQISKSSSNEGVSLSSHSQTGISKGEQQQQEEHYRIETRVSSSCLDLPDSTEEKGAPIETLGYHNASSRGMSGEPIQTVESIRVLGKGNRGHGREASRAGWFEISNTGSAFDNGPSSASELPSMGSGSGIASFQAQYKEHVPPFQESVNNFRTNNFSPAFEHHIPPPIAPPPIEHGTPFQRDQVGAPSGPPSAPPKDHGSLFPRDHSVPPHMPSVDHTNPFSKETSSPLSLPHGVPPPPAVEHSGVPFPTPPPPPVPVEHPGVPFPTQPPPAGEHGGVPFPAPALPVEHGGGGTFSKEHGTLHQGTIKEHFNVHSGPRDHVAQAQRDHSGPPLGRVRESVGLTSLPRDQLGPSRSVTPIGPAHRDNVNRSGMIIRNPRPDFRPREPFINRDPFHNLKRPRPPFGRGSPFFAPKRPFFPPRKQSVARAHSLAPAQFSASKDERIINQLLGINKWMRGVHRAYTIARQGERPNRGAEDGRAALCSTLAARR; translated from the exons atggcggccggcggcggaggcAGCGGCAAGGCCTCCTCGTCGGCGTCGTCGTCGTCCTCGGCGGGCGCCCTGGAGGCCTCGCTCGACAGGAAGTTCCAGGCGGTCACCAACACCATGGAGTCCATCCAGGGGCTGTCGTCGTGGTGCCTGGAGAACAAGCGGCACCACAGCACCATCGTCTACCACTGGATGAAGTGGCTGCGGCGCT CTGCCTTTCCTCATCGATTGAATCTTTTTTACTTGGCCAATGATGTCATACAGAACTGCAAGAGAAAAAATGCAATTGTATTTCGTGATACATTTGCAGAAGTGCTTCCTGAAGCAGCTTCGTTAGTGAA GGATCCTTCGGTTTCTAAATCTATAGAAAGAATCTTTAAAATCTGGGAAGACAGAAATGTATACCCAGAGGAAACCATTATGGCACTAAAAGAAGCTCTAA gTACCACTTTCAAATCTCAGAAGCAGCTGAAAGAAACTCTGAACAAACAACCGAATAAGCCGTGGAAGAAATCTCAAA catCTACGAACCCAAAAGCTGCTCTGAAGTCCAAGATTGTTGCTGAATTCAGA CCACAGTCTCTCATTGATGAATTGCTATTATATAAGCGCTCAGAAGACCAGATAGAACTGAAAGAGAAGCAGCTTTCCACTATGAGAGTGGATGTATGCAGCACTGAAACACTTAAATGCTTAAAAG acaaaacaggaggaaagaagttCTCCAAGGAGTTTGAAGAAGCAAGCTCAAAGCTGGAAGAATTTGTAAATGGTTTAGACAAGCAAGTGAAAAATGGTCCCTCGCTAACCGAAGCTCTGGAGAATGCTGGTATATTTTATGAAGCGCAGTATAAGGAAGTCAAGGTGGTAGCAAAT GCTTATAAAACATTTGCTAATAGAGTGAGCAATCTAAAGAAAAAGCTGGATCAATTGAAAGCAACACTTCCTGATCCAGAAGAGTCTCCTGTCCCTTCTCCAAGTATGGATGCCCCATCTCCAACAGGCTCCGAGTCCCCTTTTCAGGGAATGGGCGAGGAGGATAGCTCACGGTCTCCAGTTGTTGGAAGCCGCAAGACGATATCTCCAGAGCCTGTGACAGATAATCGGGATGTGGAGGACATGGAACTCTCGGATGTGGAAGATGATACATCCAAAATTATTG tggaagagaggaaggagaaacaggcTGCTCCAGCCTCAGCACCTGTGAAGACTGAAAGTGTCCCCAAAGTGGTGCCGTCTACTGCTGTAATAGGTACAACTTCTGTGACTGTGACAACACCTGCCCAGACTCCTGTCACTCCTCCTGCTCCTAAGGCAGTGAACACGACGCCTGTTCCTCCATCGCCAGCGCTTGCTTTGCCGAACCTCGCCAACGTTGACCTGGCAAAGATCAGCTCCATTCTTAGCAGTTTAACTTCTGTTATGAAAAATACAG GTGTCAGTCCTGCATCAAGACCATCTCCGGGAACCCCAACAAGCCCAACAACTCTTACTGGTGGCTTGAAGGCTCCTGTCATGGGGACTCCGTCTGCTCCTTCAAATCCTTTGGCAAATATTCTCTCCAAGGTTGAAATAACTCCTGAAAGTATTTTGTCTGCTCTCTCCAAAACCCAGACGCAGACTGCACCAGCATTGCAAG gtttGTCATCCTTGCTTCAGAGCGTTGCTGGAAATACAGTTCAGTCGAGTGAAACTGCATCACAGAGCACTTCAGCATCACCAGCCAACACAACTGTCCCGTGCGTGAAGGGGAGGAATGTTCCTTCCAATACTCAGCCCTTTATATCTAAAAATTTTGGTTATTCTCCAAACTCGTCTACTGCTGAGGTTTCTTCAACTTCAGTTAATAAGGCTCCTATTGGACATACCCCAGGGCTTTCAAGTTCTAGTTTTAAACCACCAACCAATTCCTTGGGATTTTCCAGTTCCCATCCTACCAGCCCTTCTTCCCTTCTACCAACAGAGACGTCAATGAGTCAATCCTCTGAAATTTCAAAGGCAAAGCTGGAATCGGAACCCCCCTCTCCAAGCCTGGAAATGAAGATACACAATTTCTTGAAGGGAAATCCTGGCTTCAGTGGTCTAAACTTGAATATTCCAATTTTAAGCAGCTTAGGGTCCAACATTGCAACGGAAAGTCATTCGTCTGACTTCCAGCGTGGTCCTACTAGCACTTCTATGGACAATGTGGATGGAACGCCAGTTCGCGATGAGCGAAGTGGGACGCCCACCCAAGATGAGATGATGGATAAGCCAACGTCGAGTAATGTTGACACTATCTCTTTGCTGTCCAAAATCATGAGCCCTGGTTCTTCTACTCCCAGTAGCACAAGATCACCTCTTCAGAGTAGAGACGATGGCTATTCACAAGAACTTTCCAATTCTGTACACACCTACCGGCCTTTCAGCCTAGGCAGAGATTCTCCGGCCAGCATGTATAAGCCATCTGCAGATAGCATGGAAATACCCTCATCTTTAATGGACTCCTCTCAGGAGAAGTTTTATCCAGACACGTCTTTTCAGGAGGATGAAGATTACCGTGACTTTGATTACTCTGGGCCACCGCCGTCTGCCATGTTAAACCTAGAGAAGAAGCCTGCAAAGTCTATTCTGAAGTCGAGTAAACTGTCCGAAGCTACAGAGTACCAGCCGGTTCTGTCTAGTTACAGTCAAAGATCACAGGAGTTTAGCGTGAAACCATCTTTTCCTCAGTCTATGAGGTCTATTCTTGATCAGAGTGAGAGCTGCGACCCGCTGTCGTCATCTCCAGGGATGTATGGAAGTTATGGCCTCAGGGGAAATGACTCCACTTCGGATGGCTCCCCTTCACCTAGTAAGAATGATGTTTTTTTCACACCAGACTCCAATCATAATAATTTATCCAAATCTGTGGTGCACTCTGGCTTGTCACAGAAGCAATATCCGGACTCGCCCCATTCAATCTCCCACAGGTCGCTTTTCTCTTCTCAAAACACTCTCTCCAACCCTGCGAGCAGAGCTCCTACGTCAAGTGTGGAGAAGTCGTTAGGTTCTTCCATTTCTGCCACGTCAACAATTGAGTTCAAGAACATGCTCAAGAACGCATCTCGTAAGCCCTCTGAGGAAAAGCATTTTAGCCAGATTTCTAAAAGCAGCTCAAACGAAGGGGTTAGCTTGTCTAGCCATAGTCAAACTGGAATCTCCaaaggagaacagcagcagcaagaggagcatTACCGTATAGAGACTAGGGTGTCATCGTCCTGCTTAGACTTGCCtgacagcactgaagaaaaaggagCCCCCATAGAAACACTGGGTTATCATAACGCGTCTAGCCGGGGAATGTCAGGAGAGCCGATTCAGACCGTAGAGTCCATAAGAGTTCTTGGGAAAGGAAATAGAGGACACGGGCGAGAGGCGAGCAGAGCAGGGTGGTTTGAGATAAGCAATACAGGTAGCGCTTTTGATAACGGGCCCTCGAGTGCCTCTGAGCTGCCCAGCATGGGCAGCGGCAGTGGGATTGCCAGCTTCCAAGCGCAGTACAAGGAGCACGTGCCGCCATTTCAGGAGAGCGTAAACAATTTCAGAACCAATAATTTCAGCCCTGCTTTCGAACATCACATACCACCTCCTATCGCACCTCCTCCCATAGAGCACGGGACTCCTTTTCAGAGGGATCAAGTCGGTGCGCCCTCCGGGCCCCCATCCGCTCCGCCCAAGGATCACGGAAGCCTTTTCCCTAGGGATCACTCAGTTCCTCCACATATGCCATCCGTGGATCACACTAACCCTTTCTCAAAAGAAACATCCTCTCCACTCTCGCTGCCGCACGGCGTGCCCCCTCCTCCTGCCGTGGAACACAGCGGGGTCCCGTTCCccactcctcctccccctcctgtcCCCGTGGAGCATCCCGGCGTTCCCTTCCCCAcccagccgccgccggccggggagcACGGCGGCGTGCCCTTccccgcccctgccctccccgtggaacacggcggcggcggcacctttTCCAAGGAGCACGGTACTCTTCATCAAGGGACGATAAAAGAGCATTTTAACGTGCATTCGGGACCAAGGGACCACGTGGCCCAGGCGCAGCGGGACCACAGCGGTCCGCCTCTTGGTCGCGTTCGCGAAAGCGTAGGCCTCACCTCCCTCCCGAGGGATCAGCTCGGGCCGTCCCGTAGCGTGACTCCCATTGGCCCTGCTCACAGAGACAATGTCAACCGAAGCGGCATGATAATTAGGAACCCACGACCAGACTTTAGGCCTAGGGAACCTTTTATAAACAGAGACCCGTTTCACAACTTAAAAAGGCCTCGGCCACCTTTCGGAAGGGGCTCTCCATTCTTTGCACCAAAACGCCCGTTCTTCCCTCCCAG AAAACAGTCTGTAGCGCGTGCGCACTCCCTAGCTCCAGCTCAGTTTTCTGCCTCAAAAGACGAGCGAATTATTAACCAGCTTTTGGGTATAAACAAATGGATGCGAGGAG TGCACAGAGCGTATACAATTGCCCGACAGGGAGAAAGACCAAACCGCGGGGCCGAAGACGGAAGAGCAGCGCTGTGTTCGACGCTCGCAGCCCGACGATAG
- the RPRD2 gene encoding regulation of nuclear pre-mRNA domain-containing protein 2 isoform X2 — translation MAAGGGGSGKASSSASSSSSAGALEASLDRKFQAVTNTMESIQGLSSWCLENKRHHSTIVYHWMKWLRRSAFPHRLNLFYLANDVIQNCKRKNAIVFRDTFAEVLPEAASLVKDPSVSKSIERIFKIWEDRNVYPEETIMALKEALSTTFKSQKQLKETLNKQPNKPWKKSQTSTNPKAALKSKIVAEFRPQSLIDELLLYKRSEDQIELKEKQLSTMRVDVCSTETLKCLKDKTGGKKFSKEFEEASSKLEEFVNGLDKQVKNGPSLTEALENAGIFYEAQYKEVKVVANAYKTFANRVSNLKKKLDQLKATLPDPEESPVPSPSMDAPSPTGSESPFQGMGEEDSSRSPVVGSRKTISPEPVTDNRDVEDMELSDVEDDTSKIIVEERKEKQAAPASAPVKTESVPKVVPSTAVIGTTSVTVTTPAQTPVTPPAPKAVNTTPVPPSPALALPNLANVDLAKISSILSSLTSVMKNTGVSPASRPSPGTPTSPTTLTGGLKAPVMGTPSAPSNPLANILSKVEITPESILSALSKTQTQTAPALQGLSSLLQSVAGNTVQSSETASQSTSASPANTTVPCVKGRNVPSNTQPFISKNFGYSPNSSTAEVSSTSVNKAPIGHTPGLSSSSFKPPTNSLGFSSSHPTSPSSLLPTETSMSQSSEISKAKLESEPPSPSLEMKIHNFLKGNPGFSGLNLNIPILSSLGSNIATESHSSDFQRGPTSTSMDNVDGTPVRDERSGTPTQDEMMDKPTSSNVDTISLLSKIMSPGSSTPSSTRSPLQSRDDGYSQELSNSVHTYRPFSLGRDSPASMYKPSADSMEIPSSLMDSSQEKFYPDTSFQEDEDYRDFDYSGPPPSAMLNLEKKPAKSILKSSKLSEATEYQPVLSSYSQRSQEFSVKPSFPQSMRSILDQSESCDPLSSSPGMYGSYGLRGNDSTSDGSPSPSKNDVFFTPDSNHNNLSKSVVHSGLSQKQYPDSPHSISHRSLFSSQNTLSNPASRAPTSSVEKSLGSSISATSTIEFKNMLKNASRKPSEEKHFSQISKSSSNEGVSLSSHSQTGISKGEQQQQEEHYRIETRVSSSCLDLPDSTEEKGAPIETLGYHNASSRGMSGEPIQTVESIRVLGKGNRGHGREASRAGWFEISNTGSAFDNGPSSASELPSMGSGSGIASFQAQYKEHVPPFQESVNNFRTNNFSPAFEHHIPPPIAPPPIEHGTPFQRDQVGAPSGPPSAPPKDHGSLFPRDHSVPPHMPSVDHTNPFSKETSSPLSLPHGVPPPPAVEHSGVPFPTPPPPPVPVEHPGVPFPTQPPPAGEHGGVPFPAPALPVEHGGGGTFSKEHGTLHQGTIKEHFNVHSGPRDHVAQAQRDHSGPPLGRVRESVGLTSLPRDQLGPSRSVTPIGPAHRDNVNRSGMIIRNPRPDFRPREPFINRDPFHNLKRPRPPFGRGSPFFAPKRPFFPPRKQSVARAHSLAPAQFSASKDERIINQLLGINKWMRGDSVR, via the exons atggcggccggcggcggaggcAGCGGCAAGGCCTCCTCGTCGGCGTCGTCGTCGTCCTCGGCGGGCGCCCTGGAGGCCTCGCTCGACAGGAAGTTCCAGGCGGTCACCAACACCATGGAGTCCATCCAGGGGCTGTCGTCGTGGTGCCTGGAGAACAAGCGGCACCACAGCACCATCGTCTACCACTGGATGAAGTGGCTGCGGCGCT CTGCCTTTCCTCATCGATTGAATCTTTTTTACTTGGCCAATGATGTCATACAGAACTGCAAGAGAAAAAATGCAATTGTATTTCGTGATACATTTGCAGAAGTGCTTCCTGAAGCAGCTTCGTTAGTGAA GGATCCTTCGGTTTCTAAATCTATAGAAAGAATCTTTAAAATCTGGGAAGACAGAAATGTATACCCAGAGGAAACCATTATGGCACTAAAAGAAGCTCTAA gTACCACTTTCAAATCTCAGAAGCAGCTGAAAGAAACTCTGAACAAACAACCGAATAAGCCGTGGAAGAAATCTCAAA catCTACGAACCCAAAAGCTGCTCTGAAGTCCAAGATTGTTGCTGAATTCAGA CCACAGTCTCTCATTGATGAATTGCTATTATATAAGCGCTCAGAAGACCAGATAGAACTGAAAGAGAAGCAGCTTTCCACTATGAGAGTGGATGTATGCAGCACTGAAACACTTAAATGCTTAAAAG acaaaacaggaggaaagaagttCTCCAAGGAGTTTGAAGAAGCAAGCTCAAAGCTGGAAGAATTTGTAAATGGTTTAGACAAGCAAGTGAAAAATGGTCCCTCGCTAACCGAAGCTCTGGAGAATGCTGGTATATTTTATGAAGCGCAGTATAAGGAAGTCAAGGTGGTAGCAAAT GCTTATAAAACATTTGCTAATAGAGTGAGCAATCTAAAGAAAAAGCTGGATCAATTGAAAGCAACACTTCCTGATCCAGAAGAGTCTCCTGTCCCTTCTCCAAGTATGGATGCCCCATCTCCAACAGGCTCCGAGTCCCCTTTTCAGGGAATGGGCGAGGAGGATAGCTCACGGTCTCCAGTTGTTGGAAGCCGCAAGACGATATCTCCAGAGCCTGTGACAGATAATCGGGATGTGGAGGACATGGAACTCTCGGATGTGGAAGATGATACATCCAAAATTATTG tggaagagaggaaggagaaacaggcTGCTCCAGCCTCAGCACCTGTGAAGACTGAAAGTGTCCCCAAAGTGGTGCCGTCTACTGCTGTAATAGGTACAACTTCTGTGACTGTGACAACACCTGCCCAGACTCCTGTCACTCCTCCTGCTCCTAAGGCAGTGAACACGACGCCTGTTCCTCCATCGCCAGCGCTTGCTTTGCCGAACCTCGCCAACGTTGACCTGGCAAAGATCAGCTCCATTCTTAGCAGTTTAACTTCTGTTATGAAAAATACAG GTGTCAGTCCTGCATCAAGACCATCTCCGGGAACCCCAACAAGCCCAACAACTCTTACTGGTGGCTTGAAGGCTCCTGTCATGGGGACTCCGTCTGCTCCTTCAAATCCTTTGGCAAATATTCTCTCCAAGGTTGAAATAACTCCTGAAAGTATTTTGTCTGCTCTCTCCAAAACCCAGACGCAGACTGCACCAGCATTGCAAG gtttGTCATCCTTGCTTCAGAGCGTTGCTGGAAATACAGTTCAGTCGAGTGAAACTGCATCACAGAGCACTTCAGCATCACCAGCCAACACAACTGTCCCGTGCGTGAAGGGGAGGAATGTTCCTTCCAATACTCAGCCCTTTATATCTAAAAATTTTGGTTATTCTCCAAACTCGTCTACTGCTGAGGTTTCTTCAACTTCAGTTAATAAGGCTCCTATTGGACATACCCCAGGGCTTTCAAGTTCTAGTTTTAAACCACCAACCAATTCCTTGGGATTTTCCAGTTCCCATCCTACCAGCCCTTCTTCCCTTCTACCAACAGAGACGTCAATGAGTCAATCCTCTGAAATTTCAAAGGCAAAGCTGGAATCGGAACCCCCCTCTCCAAGCCTGGAAATGAAGATACACAATTTCTTGAAGGGAAATCCTGGCTTCAGTGGTCTAAACTTGAATATTCCAATTTTAAGCAGCTTAGGGTCCAACATTGCAACGGAAAGTCATTCGTCTGACTTCCAGCGTGGTCCTACTAGCACTTCTATGGACAATGTGGATGGAACGCCAGTTCGCGATGAGCGAAGTGGGACGCCCACCCAAGATGAGATGATGGATAAGCCAACGTCGAGTAATGTTGACACTATCTCTTTGCTGTCCAAAATCATGAGCCCTGGTTCTTCTACTCCCAGTAGCACAAGATCACCTCTTCAGAGTAGAGACGATGGCTATTCACAAGAACTTTCCAATTCTGTACACACCTACCGGCCTTTCAGCCTAGGCAGAGATTCTCCGGCCAGCATGTATAAGCCATCTGCAGATAGCATGGAAATACCCTCATCTTTAATGGACTCCTCTCAGGAGAAGTTTTATCCAGACACGTCTTTTCAGGAGGATGAAGATTACCGTGACTTTGATTACTCTGGGCCACCGCCGTCTGCCATGTTAAACCTAGAGAAGAAGCCTGCAAAGTCTATTCTGAAGTCGAGTAAACTGTCCGAAGCTACAGAGTACCAGCCGGTTCTGTCTAGTTACAGTCAAAGATCACAGGAGTTTAGCGTGAAACCATCTTTTCCTCAGTCTATGAGGTCTATTCTTGATCAGAGTGAGAGCTGCGACCCGCTGTCGTCATCTCCAGGGATGTATGGAAGTTATGGCCTCAGGGGAAATGACTCCACTTCGGATGGCTCCCCTTCACCTAGTAAGAATGATGTTTTTTTCACACCAGACTCCAATCATAATAATTTATCCAAATCTGTGGTGCACTCTGGCTTGTCACAGAAGCAATATCCGGACTCGCCCCATTCAATCTCCCACAGGTCGCTTTTCTCTTCTCAAAACACTCTCTCCAACCCTGCGAGCAGAGCTCCTACGTCAAGTGTGGAGAAGTCGTTAGGTTCTTCCATTTCTGCCACGTCAACAATTGAGTTCAAGAACATGCTCAAGAACGCATCTCGTAAGCCCTCTGAGGAAAAGCATTTTAGCCAGATTTCTAAAAGCAGCTCAAACGAAGGGGTTAGCTTGTCTAGCCATAGTCAAACTGGAATCTCCaaaggagaacagcagcagcaagaggagcatTACCGTATAGAGACTAGGGTGTCATCGTCCTGCTTAGACTTGCCtgacagcactgaagaaaaaggagCCCCCATAGAAACACTGGGTTATCATAACGCGTCTAGCCGGGGAATGTCAGGAGAGCCGATTCAGACCGTAGAGTCCATAAGAGTTCTTGGGAAAGGAAATAGAGGACACGGGCGAGAGGCGAGCAGAGCAGGGTGGTTTGAGATAAGCAATACAGGTAGCGCTTTTGATAACGGGCCCTCGAGTGCCTCTGAGCTGCCCAGCATGGGCAGCGGCAGTGGGATTGCCAGCTTCCAAGCGCAGTACAAGGAGCACGTGCCGCCATTTCAGGAGAGCGTAAACAATTTCAGAACCAATAATTTCAGCCCTGCTTTCGAACATCACATACCACCTCCTATCGCACCTCCTCCCATAGAGCACGGGACTCCTTTTCAGAGGGATCAAGTCGGTGCGCCCTCCGGGCCCCCATCCGCTCCGCCCAAGGATCACGGAAGCCTTTTCCCTAGGGATCACTCAGTTCCTCCACATATGCCATCCGTGGATCACACTAACCCTTTCTCAAAAGAAACATCCTCTCCACTCTCGCTGCCGCACGGCGTGCCCCCTCCTCCTGCCGTGGAACACAGCGGGGTCCCGTTCCccactcctcctccccctcctgtcCCCGTGGAGCATCCCGGCGTTCCCTTCCCCAcccagccgccgccggccggggagcACGGCGGCGTGCCCTTccccgcccctgccctccccgtggaacacggcggcggcggcacctttTCCAAGGAGCACGGTACTCTTCATCAAGGGACGATAAAAGAGCATTTTAACGTGCATTCGGGACCAAGGGACCACGTGGCCCAGGCGCAGCGGGACCACAGCGGTCCGCCTCTTGGTCGCGTTCGCGAAAGCGTAGGCCTCACCTCCCTCCCGAGGGATCAGCTCGGGCCGTCCCGTAGCGTGACTCCCATTGGCCCTGCTCACAGAGACAATGTCAACCGAAGCGGCATGATAATTAGGAACCCACGACCAGACTTTAGGCCTAGGGAACCTTTTATAAACAGAGACCCGTTTCACAACTTAAAAAGGCCTCGGCCACCTTTCGGAAGGGGCTCTCCATTCTTTGCACCAAAACGCCCGTTCTTCCCTCCCAG AAAACAGTCTGTAGCGCGTGCGCACTCCCTAGCTCCAGCTCAGTTTTCTGCCTCAAAAGACGAGCGAATTATTAACCAGCTTTTGGGTATAAACAAATGGATGCGAGGAG ACTCTgtaagatga